In Cryptomeria japonica chromosome 10, Sugi_1.0, whole genome shotgun sequence, a genomic segment contains:
- the LOC131036717 gene encoding linamarin synthase 1-like has translation MDGVRGHALLLPFPAQGHITPLMQLADILVANHFVVTFVNTEFIEKRLKHKSTEYLRFQSFPDGLPPDHGRTLKVPELCESLQKHAPFHVENIVEKIVPPLTIIVADGLFSFTQKIADKFSLPRVAFWTTSACGFSAYYYMPLLIHQGYIPLKDDRGSCKNDVITCPEMEALRVKDLPSFLTVTDAADYMFQYLLREAQNTLQASLVLLNTFQELEGPVLNDLNSKFNNKVLYIGPLLLSSAGFGDGIAGTNSSIWNEEKSCLEWLEKQKESSVIYVCFGSVTVLSDEELVEFAWGLETSNQPFLWAIRPDLLQGKSAVLPNEFVERTKERGFFVSWAPQTKVLSHPSVGGFLTHSGWNSTLESISSGVPMICWPFFAEQPTNRRFVDDVWKVGYEMRENVIREEVEVLVRKLMNLEDNQGREMRVRLEKFKETAIASCKVGGASYKNMQEVLRQMQMKIGS, from the exons ATGGACGGTGTCAGAGGCCATGCACTCTTACTTCCTTTTCCTGCTCAGGGACACATAACTCCCCTGATGCAATTAGCCGACATTCTCGTTGCCAACCACTTTGTGGTAACGTTTGTTAACACAGAATTTATAGAGAAGCGGTTGAAACATAAGTCTACTGAGTACCTGAGGTTCCAGAGCTTCCCAGACGGTCTTCCGCCCGATCATGGCCGCACTTTGAAGGTGCCGGAGCTTTGCGAGTCTCTGCAAAAGCATGCCCCATTTCATGTGGAGAATATTGTTGAAAAGATTGTGCCACCGCTAACAATTATCGTTGCGGATGGACTATTCTCTTTCACTCAAAAGATCGCCGACAAATTTAGCCTGCCCAGAGTTGCCTTCTGGACAACTAGTGCCTGTGGTTTCTCTGCTTACTATTACATGCCTCTCCTCATTCACCAAGGTTATATCCCACTCAAAG ATGATAGAGGAAGCTGCAAGAACGATGTCATCACTTGTCCTGAAATGGAAGCTCTGCGTGTGAAAGATCTGCCCAGCTTTCTCACTGTAACCGACGCTGCCGATTATATGTTTCAGTACCTGCTGAGGGAGGCGCAAAACACTCTCCAGGCTTCCTTAGTGTTGCTTAACACCTTTCAAGAGTTAGAAGGACCCGTTTTGAACGATCTGAATTCTAAATTCAATAACAAAGTACTCTACATCGGCCCACTTTTGCTCAGCTCTGCAGGCTTTGGCGATGGGATTGCGGGTACCAACAGCAGCATATGGAATGAAGAAAAGTCGTGTCTGGAGTGGCTGGAGAAGCAAAAGGAATCATCAGTAATATATGTGTGCTTCGGAAGCGTCACCGTGTTATCAGATGAAGAGCTTGTGGAGTTTGCGTGGGGATTGGAGACAAGCAATCAGCCATTCTTGTGGGCTATCCGTCCTGATCTTCTTCAAGGTAAGTCTGCTGTTCTGCCTAATGAGTTTGTGGAAAGAACAAAGGAGCGAGGCTTTTTCGTTAGCTGGGCACCACAAACTAAGGTTCTGTCTCATCCCTCTGTGGGAGGATTTCTTACGCACAGTGGATGGAACTCGACACTTGAAAGCATAAGCTCGGGGGTGCCCATGATATGCTGGCCGTTCTTTGCAGAGCAGCCGACAAACAGGAGATTTGTAGATGATGTTTGGAAGGTGGGTTATGAGATGAGGGAAAATGTTATAAGAGAAGAGGTGGAAGTGTTGGTGAGGAAGTTGATGAATTTGGAGGATAATCAAGGCAGAGAGATGAGAGTTAGACTAGAAAAGTTCAAAGAGACTGCTATTGCTTCATGTAAAGTCGGTGGAGCTTCTTACAAGAATATGCAGGAAGTTTTAAGGCAGATGCAGATGAAGATAGGTAGCTGA